One genomic region from Streptomyces sp. NBC_01431 encodes:
- a CDS encoding ROK family transcriptional regulator, protein MNRSNTGANLPALRSHNAALVLGLLRAAGEDGISRLELAERTGLTPQAVSKITGRLRDEGTATEAGRRASTGGKPRTVLKLVPSAAHAIGLHLDRDELTAVLVDLAGTLVGARTVPLDLGAEPSSVVEAAAAEAQALVGGRRVLGVGVAMPGPLDHDSGVLHRVTGFPHWNGFPLRDALAERLGRKVVLDKDTNAAALGLALRDSAPAGSFAYLHLGTGLGAGLVLGGAVHRGARTGAGEFGHQTILLGGPACGCGGRGCIEALCLAAVARGDIAAAARFLGVGAANLVGLLDIDRVMLGGRTVAADQETFVRGVSAVIEERARRGGAPEIPVHAAGGGPHAVAEGAAQLVLLPVFGRAHEAAPHG, encoded by the coding sequence GTGAACAGGAGCAATACGGGTGCGAACCTGCCGGCACTGCGCAGCCACAACGCCGCGCTCGTCCTCGGCCTGCTGCGGGCCGCGGGCGAGGACGGCATCAGCCGGCTGGAGCTCGCCGAGCGCACCGGGCTCACCCCGCAGGCGGTCAGCAAGATCACCGGGCGGCTCCGGGACGAGGGCACCGCCACCGAGGCGGGCCGCCGCGCCTCCACCGGCGGCAAACCGCGCACCGTGCTCAAGCTGGTGCCGTCCGCCGCGCACGCCATCGGCCTCCATCTGGACCGCGACGAGCTGACCGCGGTCCTCGTCGACCTCGCGGGCACCCTGGTCGGCGCCAGGACCGTGCCGCTCGACCTCGGCGCGGAGCCGTCGTCGGTGGTCGAGGCGGCGGCCGCCGAGGCACAGGCGCTGGTCGGCGGGCGCCGCGTGCTCGGGGTCGGCGTCGCCATGCCGGGTCCGCTCGACCACGACAGCGGGGTGCTGCACCGCGTCACCGGCTTCCCGCACTGGAACGGCTTCCCGCTGCGCGACGCGCTCGCCGAGCGGCTCGGCCGCAAGGTGGTCCTGGACAAGGACACCAACGCCGCCGCTCTCGGTCTCGCCCTGCGCGACTCGGCCCCGGCGGGCTCGTTCGCGTACCTCCACCTCGGTACGGGGCTCGGCGCGGGCCTCGTGCTCGGCGGCGCCGTCCACCGCGGCGCCCGGACCGGCGCGGGCGAGTTCGGCCACCAGACGATCCTGCTCGGCGGGCCCGCGTGCGGCTGCGGCGGGCGCGGCTGCATCGAGGCGCTGTGCCTGGCCGCGGTCGCCCGCGGGGACATCGCGGCGGCGGCCCGCTTCCTCGGCGTGGGCGCCGCCAACCTCGTCGGGCTGCTCGACATCGATCGGGTCATGCTCGGCGGCCGCACGGTCGCCGCCGACCAGGAGACGTTCGTACGCGGAGTGTCCGCCGTGATCGAGGAGCGCGCCCGGCGCGGCGGCGCCCCCGAGATCCCGGTCCACGCTGCCGGGGGCGGCCCGCACGCCGTCGCGGAAGGCGCGGCCCAACTCGTCCTGCTCCCGGTGTTCGGCCGCGCGCATGAGGCGGCGCCCCACGGTTAG